Proteins co-encoded in one Pocillopora verrucosa isolate sample1 chromosome 1, ASM3666991v2, whole genome shotgun sequence genomic window:
- the LOC131785511 gene encoding dynein axonemal assembly factor 9 isoform X2 gives MSDFADKLAFPRPVSAKKKGKHQLYSPFVSCARLRKVQELLRCDKNQLSKIDGILCILGIDSRYNGGTKSLLNYLLFGFCKLTPVDFSGSKITEEELEDILVVVKAESVHVYCNPINYPLLLPRIAHWRNLRVHCLDKELYIDNEEKAEEFKILSFISMVEGCDCLGIPYGVPTPGDQQPCFDPFVLEKWPLIQAFALEGFGSGEFFTMKHRVSDVTQELDQIYGLLDAVAVETLITETLPLFERHCKSILSNVDAESPTELLKVTERSLSEPIVSYFTHGHIVDRSSAKSSPEDSQPFVLLGAHSTRKNIHSCEKTTSNNNTAIGNSGINGAPAKHMVSFAVEPKGRITCARTYFLQTECALCSVSDAAKNESVMHSKDLRLLMELYLLSINAVLEGVKTFSQTFNERKSYSSVLSELKRGLGERHVEVKSSFLSNNVKFSVEACDFYGRSVDLHEDIPISGIKKACLYLYDIPSIEHPGQILGSVVFGESFLDSAIRTLVPDGSHLWDTSFVFLTENIPRFVTWQGYGKDRQISEEIESFAKSKADSDVLGKQLLCGNQVFISSLVNSWETGSLFIYEQGFVFVHPRAGSIVLQTSKISKLQFYDKDTFCALLIISYHPSSKESLPYYLTAKQSHVLLALTPRSRTYRQFYSDVIHLWKERQLPNFPQFETVDDLPYDLKEQHVNLQQLLKLSRGSNIQDLSTAEVLLTNLKGFLCHCSVSSSFGNMPVMCDGLPVILGNKRVEKGRQSRDFELLLTILTGVPGSSKESLCLALVALAKENSKWIILQRPVSNSDTFDPKVLQESLTTTLSSQRRLHARLSASGRRLRVIVVTPGFTDVAEVIQAIRTHPDAEMSKCVKIGAVTCCVDPLNTFMEHRLTLPMLLEQCAQGWVNNVVFTSCLEPQNEQLSFVQKLVRACNPDVAFILAKGGEVTRTPDVELILSDSAFDEDRMVQKRELMCPGWSLGLFSTGITEPQINEIGVAFYGPLSRQRFVSNLKALHGPISSKETHSTGAIHSLQGHACFSEDPDKKVHVHWSRLNGLLKMSPVDSSAVPRPPSAKAQQNGTVEGIHEYFIVFTGFSLQEQVLKDWLKTCCKPAPGKQKLKTREDLSEKEIANVGSKHKFDPLPPGWFYNGLHYVSLTGDKDYNHPLLGTFIDRYLLDINEEITRQNSQSDGHPPVDIFSKQKGSC, from the exons TTGTGCAAGGTTACGGAAGGTGCAGGAGCTGTTAAGGTGCGATAAAAATCAACTTTCCAAGATAGATGGCATCCTCTGTATACTTG GTATTGATAGCAG GTACAATGGTGGAACCAAAAGCCTTCTCAACTACTTACTCTTTGGCTTTTGTAAACTCACACCAGTGGATTTTAG TGGAAGTAAAATTACAGAAGAGGAGCTAGAAG ACATTCTGGTTGTTGTGAAGGCAGAAAGTGTTCATGTGTACTGTAATCCAATCAACTATCCTCTGCTGCTGCCACGCATTGCACATTGGAGGAATCTACGTGTCCACTGCCTTGACAAGGAACTG TATATAGATAATGAAGAGAAGGCTGAAGAATTCAAGATTCTAAGTTTCATATCCATGGTAGAGGGGTGTGATTGTCTTGGTATACCATATGGAG TACCCACCCCTGGTGATCAGCAGCCTTGTTTTGACCCATTTGTGTTGGAAAAATGGCCCCTAATTCAAGCATTTGCACTGGAGGGTTTTGGCAG TGGGGAATTTTTCACTATGAAGCACAGG GTCAGTGATGTCACTCAAGAACTGGACCAGATTTATGGCTTGTTGGACGCTGTGGCTGTAGAAACCCTTATCACAGAG ACTCTTCCTTTGTTTGAACGTCATTGTAAATCCATTCTTTCGAATGTGGATGCAGAGAG CCCAACTGAGCTTCTTAAAGTAACAGAGAGAAGTTTGAGCGAG CCCATTGTGAGTTACTTTACTCATGGACACATTGTCGACAGGAGCAGTGCTAAGAG TTCCCCAGAAGATTCTCAACCTTTTGTTCTCCTGGGAGCCCACTccacaagaaaaaatatacacAGTTGCGAAAAAACCACTTCTAATAATAACACTGCAATTGGAAATAGTGGCATTAATGGTGCTCCTGCTAAACATATG gtCTCTTTTGCTGTGGAACCTAAAGGAAGAATAACTTGTGCAAGAACATATTTTCTACAAACTGAATGTGCACTATGTTCAGTGAGCGATGCAGCAAAGAATGAGTCAGTTATGCATAGTAAGGACTTGAG GCTGCTAATGGAACTTTATCTTCTGTCAATTAATGCTGTGTTGGAAGGAGTCAAGACATTTTCACAAACATTTAATGAAAGAAAG AGTTACTCAAGTGTTCTGTCAGAGCTCAAGCGAGGTTTGGGAGAAAGACATGTTGAAGTGAAATCTTCCTTTTTATCCAACAATGTGAAGTTTTCTGTGGAAGCTTGTGATTTTTATGGGAG GAGTGTTGATTTACATGAGGATATACCAATCTCTGGTATTAAAAAA GCATGTCTGTATTTGTATGACATACCAAGTATAGAGCACCCTGGGCAGATCTTGGGTTCTGTGGTGTTTGGTGAATCTTTCCTTGACTCAGCCATAAGGACACTTGTCCCAG ATGGGTCACACTTATGGGACACCTCGTTTGTTTTCCTGACAGAAAACATCCCCAGATTTGTTACATGGCAG GGGTATGGCAAAGACAGACAGATTTCTGAGGAGATTGAGTCATTTGCCAAG TCAAAAGCTGATAGCGATGTTTTAGGAAAACAGTTACTGTGCGGTAaccaagtttttatttcaagtttggTGAACAGTTGGGAAACAG GTTCGCTGTTTATCTATGAGCAAGGCTTTGTGTTTGTTCATCCCAGAGCTGGTTCCATTGTGCTACAAACGTCCAAGATATCTAAACTTCAGTTTTATGACAAG GACACGTTCTGTGCTCTCCTGATCATTTCATATCATCCCAGTTCAAAGGAAAGTCTACCCTATTACCTTACAGCCAAACAGAGTCACGTGCTGTTGGCTCTCACGCCTCGTTCCAGAACTTACAGACAATTTTACTCTGATGTGATCCACCTGTGGAAGGAAAGGCAGCTGCCAAACTTTCCACAATTTGAAACTGTTGACG ATTTGCCCTACGATTTAAAAGAACA GCACGTGAATTTGCAACAGTTGTTAAAGCTTTCAAGAGGATCGAATATACAGGATCTATCTACAGCTGAAGTCCTgctaacaaatttaaaagg tttcctGTGTCATTGCTCCGTGAGCAGTTCGTTTGGTAACATGCCTGTTATGTGTGATGGTTTACCTGTGATTCTAGGAAATAAGCGCGTAGAAAAAGGGAGGCAGTCAAGGGATTTTGAG ttattattaacCATCCTAACTGGTGTCCCTGGTAGCAGTAAAGAGTCTCTGTGTTTAGCTCTTGTAGCACTTGCCAAGGAAAACAGCAA GTGGATAATCTTACAGAGGCCAGTCAGTAATTCAGATACTTTTGACCCTAAAG ttttacAAGAATCACTGACCACAACTTTGTCAAGTCAGCGACGCCTGCATGCCAGGCTCTCAGCCAGCGGTAGACGACTGCGAGTAATTGTGGTCACACCAGG GTTCACTGATGTAGCAGAGGTTATTCAAGCCATAAGGACTCACCCTGATGCTGAGATGTCCAAGTGTGTCAAGATTGGTGCTGTCACATGCTGTGTAGACCCGCTTAATACCTTTATGGAGCACAG ACTGACATTGCCTATGCTACTGGAACAGTGCGCTCAAG GCTGGGTTAACAATGTTGTGTTTACAAGCTGTTTGGAGCCTCAG AATGAGCAGCTCAGCTTTGTCCAGAAACTGGTGCGAGCTTGTAACCCGGATGTGGCTTTTATTCTCGCTAAAGGAGGGGAAGTTACAAG GACACCTGATGTTGAGTTAATTCTGTCAGACAGTGCATTTGACGAGGACAGGATGGTACAGAAGAGAGAGCTAATGTGTCCCGGCTG GTCTTTGGGTTTGTTTTCAACTGGAATCACAGAACCGCAAATTAACGAG ATTGGTGTGGCATTCTATGGACCACTAAGCAGGCAGAGATTTGTTTCGAACCTTAAAG CGCTCCATGGACCCATATCATCCAAGGAGACACATTCAACAG GGGCAATTCACAGCCTACAAGGGCATGCCTGTTTCTCAG AAGATCCTGATAAAAAGGTACACGTTCACTGGTCCCGTCTGAATGGATTGCTAAAAATGAGCCCCGTAGACAGCTCTGCTGTTCCGCGACCTCCTTCAGCAAAGGCCCAACAAAATGGCACTGTGGAGGGAATCCACGAGTACTTTATCGTTTTCACTGGATTTAGTCTTCAAGAACAGGTTCTAAAGGACTGGCTCAAAACCTGTTGTAAACCG GCACCAGGGAAACAGAAGTTAAAAACGCGCGAGGATCTGTCAGAGAAAGAAATAGCCAACGTTGGG TCCAAGCACAAGTTTGATCCACTGCCTCCAGGCTGGTTTTACAATGGCCTACATTACGTCAGTCTTACTGGAGACAAGGATTACAATCATCCAC TTTTGGGAACATTCATAGACCGTTACTTGTTAGATATAAACGAAGAAATCACGAGACAGAACTCTCAGTCAGATGGCCATCCTCCTGTTGATATATT
- the LOC131785511 gene encoding dynein axonemal assembly factor 9 isoform X1 — protein MSDFADKLAFPRPVSAKKKGKHQLYSPFVSCARLRKVQELLRCDKNQLSKIDGILCILGIDSRYNGGTKSLLNYLLFGFCKLTPVDFSGSKITEEELEDILVVVKAESVHVYCNPINYPLLLPRIAHWRNLRVHCLDKELYIDNEEKAEEFKILSFISMVEGCDCLGIPYGVPTPGDQQPCFDPFVLEKWPLIQAFALEGFGSGEFFTMKHRVSDVTQELDQIYGLLDAVAVETLITETLPLFERHCKSILSNVDAESPTELLKVTERSLSEPIVSYFTHGHIVDRSSAKSSPEDSQPFVLLGAHSTRKNIHSCEKTTSNNNTAIGNSGINGAPAKHMVSFAVEPKGRITCARTYFLQTECALCSVSDAAKNESVMHSKDLRLLMELYLLSINAVLEGVKTFSQTFNERKSYSSVLSELKRGLGERHVEVKSSFLSNNVKFSVEACDFYGRSVDLHEDIPISGIKKACLYLYDIPSIEHPGQILGSVVFGESFLDSAIRTLVPDGSHLWDTSFVFLTENIPRFVTWQGYGKDRQISEEIESFAKSKADSDVLGKQLLCGNQVFISSLVNSWETGSLFIYEQGFVFVHPRAGSIVLQTSKISKLQFYDKDTFCALLIISYHPSSKESLPYYLTAKQSHVLLALTPRSRTYRQFYSDVIHLWKERQLPNFPQFETVDDLPYDLKEQHVNLQQLLKLSRGSNIQDLSTAEVLLTNLKGFLCHCSVSSSFGNMPVMCDGLPVILGNKRVEKGRQSRDFELLLTILTGVPGSSKESLCLALVALAKENSKWIILQRPVSNSDTFDPKVLQESLTTTLSSQRRLHARLSASGRRLRVIVVTPGFTDVAEVIQAIRTHPDAEMSKCVKIGAVTCCVDPLNTFMEHRLTLPMLLEQCAQGWVNNVVFTSCLEPQNEQLSFVQKLVRACNPDVAFILAKGGEVTRTPDVELILSDSAFDEDRMVQKRELMCPGWSLGLFSTGITEPQINEIGVAFYGPLSRQRFVSNLKALHGPISSKETHSTGAIHSLQGHACFSEEDPDKKVHVHWSRLNGLLKMSPVDSSAVPRPPSAKAQQNGTVEGIHEYFIVFTGFSLQEQVLKDWLKTCCKPAPGKQKLKTREDLSEKEIANVGSKHKFDPLPPGWFYNGLHYVSLTGDKDYNHPLLGTFIDRYLLDINEEITRQNSQSDGHPPVDIFSKQKGSC, from the exons TTGTGCAAGGTTACGGAAGGTGCAGGAGCTGTTAAGGTGCGATAAAAATCAACTTTCCAAGATAGATGGCATCCTCTGTATACTTG GTATTGATAGCAG GTACAATGGTGGAACCAAAAGCCTTCTCAACTACTTACTCTTTGGCTTTTGTAAACTCACACCAGTGGATTTTAG TGGAAGTAAAATTACAGAAGAGGAGCTAGAAG ACATTCTGGTTGTTGTGAAGGCAGAAAGTGTTCATGTGTACTGTAATCCAATCAACTATCCTCTGCTGCTGCCACGCATTGCACATTGGAGGAATCTACGTGTCCACTGCCTTGACAAGGAACTG TATATAGATAATGAAGAGAAGGCTGAAGAATTCAAGATTCTAAGTTTCATATCCATGGTAGAGGGGTGTGATTGTCTTGGTATACCATATGGAG TACCCACCCCTGGTGATCAGCAGCCTTGTTTTGACCCATTTGTGTTGGAAAAATGGCCCCTAATTCAAGCATTTGCACTGGAGGGTTTTGGCAG TGGGGAATTTTTCACTATGAAGCACAGG GTCAGTGATGTCACTCAAGAACTGGACCAGATTTATGGCTTGTTGGACGCTGTGGCTGTAGAAACCCTTATCACAGAG ACTCTTCCTTTGTTTGAACGTCATTGTAAATCCATTCTTTCGAATGTGGATGCAGAGAG CCCAACTGAGCTTCTTAAAGTAACAGAGAGAAGTTTGAGCGAG CCCATTGTGAGTTACTTTACTCATGGACACATTGTCGACAGGAGCAGTGCTAAGAG TTCCCCAGAAGATTCTCAACCTTTTGTTCTCCTGGGAGCCCACTccacaagaaaaaatatacacAGTTGCGAAAAAACCACTTCTAATAATAACACTGCAATTGGAAATAGTGGCATTAATGGTGCTCCTGCTAAACATATG gtCTCTTTTGCTGTGGAACCTAAAGGAAGAATAACTTGTGCAAGAACATATTTTCTACAAACTGAATGTGCACTATGTTCAGTGAGCGATGCAGCAAAGAATGAGTCAGTTATGCATAGTAAGGACTTGAG GCTGCTAATGGAACTTTATCTTCTGTCAATTAATGCTGTGTTGGAAGGAGTCAAGACATTTTCACAAACATTTAATGAAAGAAAG AGTTACTCAAGTGTTCTGTCAGAGCTCAAGCGAGGTTTGGGAGAAAGACATGTTGAAGTGAAATCTTCCTTTTTATCCAACAATGTGAAGTTTTCTGTGGAAGCTTGTGATTTTTATGGGAG GAGTGTTGATTTACATGAGGATATACCAATCTCTGGTATTAAAAAA GCATGTCTGTATTTGTATGACATACCAAGTATAGAGCACCCTGGGCAGATCTTGGGTTCTGTGGTGTTTGGTGAATCTTTCCTTGACTCAGCCATAAGGACACTTGTCCCAG ATGGGTCACACTTATGGGACACCTCGTTTGTTTTCCTGACAGAAAACATCCCCAGATTTGTTACATGGCAG GGGTATGGCAAAGACAGACAGATTTCTGAGGAGATTGAGTCATTTGCCAAG TCAAAAGCTGATAGCGATGTTTTAGGAAAACAGTTACTGTGCGGTAaccaagtttttatttcaagtttggTGAACAGTTGGGAAACAG GTTCGCTGTTTATCTATGAGCAAGGCTTTGTGTTTGTTCATCCCAGAGCTGGTTCCATTGTGCTACAAACGTCCAAGATATCTAAACTTCAGTTTTATGACAAG GACACGTTCTGTGCTCTCCTGATCATTTCATATCATCCCAGTTCAAAGGAAAGTCTACCCTATTACCTTACAGCCAAACAGAGTCACGTGCTGTTGGCTCTCACGCCTCGTTCCAGAACTTACAGACAATTTTACTCTGATGTGATCCACCTGTGGAAGGAAAGGCAGCTGCCAAACTTTCCACAATTTGAAACTGTTGACG ATTTGCCCTACGATTTAAAAGAACA GCACGTGAATTTGCAACAGTTGTTAAAGCTTTCAAGAGGATCGAATATACAGGATCTATCTACAGCTGAAGTCCTgctaacaaatttaaaagg tttcctGTGTCATTGCTCCGTGAGCAGTTCGTTTGGTAACATGCCTGTTATGTGTGATGGTTTACCTGTGATTCTAGGAAATAAGCGCGTAGAAAAAGGGAGGCAGTCAAGGGATTTTGAG ttattattaacCATCCTAACTGGTGTCCCTGGTAGCAGTAAAGAGTCTCTGTGTTTAGCTCTTGTAGCACTTGCCAAGGAAAACAGCAA GTGGATAATCTTACAGAGGCCAGTCAGTAATTCAGATACTTTTGACCCTAAAG ttttacAAGAATCACTGACCACAACTTTGTCAAGTCAGCGACGCCTGCATGCCAGGCTCTCAGCCAGCGGTAGACGACTGCGAGTAATTGTGGTCACACCAGG GTTCACTGATGTAGCAGAGGTTATTCAAGCCATAAGGACTCACCCTGATGCTGAGATGTCCAAGTGTGTCAAGATTGGTGCTGTCACATGCTGTGTAGACCCGCTTAATACCTTTATGGAGCACAG ACTGACATTGCCTATGCTACTGGAACAGTGCGCTCAAG GCTGGGTTAACAATGTTGTGTTTACAAGCTGTTTGGAGCCTCAG AATGAGCAGCTCAGCTTTGTCCAGAAACTGGTGCGAGCTTGTAACCCGGATGTGGCTTTTATTCTCGCTAAAGGAGGGGAAGTTACAAG GACACCTGATGTTGAGTTAATTCTGTCAGACAGTGCATTTGACGAGGACAGGATGGTACAGAAGAGAGAGCTAATGTGTCCCGGCTG GTCTTTGGGTTTGTTTTCAACTGGAATCACAGAACCGCAAATTAACGAG ATTGGTGTGGCATTCTATGGACCACTAAGCAGGCAGAGATTTGTTTCGAACCTTAAAG CGCTCCATGGACCCATATCATCCAAGGAGACACATTCAACAG GGGCAATTCACAGCCTACAAGGGCATGCCTGTTTCTCAG AAGAAGATCCTGATAAAAAGGTACACGTTCACTGGTCCCGTCTGAATGGATTGCTAAAAATGAGCCCCGTAGACAGCTCTGCTGTTCCGCGACCTCCTTCAGCAAAGGCCCAACAAAATGGCACTGTGGAGGGAATCCACGAGTACTTTATCGTTTTCACTGGATTTAGTCTTCAAGAACAGGTTCTAAAGGACTGGCTCAAAACCTGTTGTAAACCG GCACCAGGGAAACAGAAGTTAAAAACGCGCGAGGATCTGTCAGAGAAAGAAATAGCCAACGTTGGG TCCAAGCACAAGTTTGATCCACTGCCTCCAGGCTGGTTTTACAATGGCCTACATTACGTCAGTCTTACTGGAGACAAGGATTACAATCATCCAC TTTTGGGAACATTCATAGACCGTTACTTGTTAGATATAAACGAAGAAATCACGAGACAGAACTCTCAGTCAGATGGCCATCCTCCTGTTGATATATT